The Pantoea vagans genome includes a window with the following:
- a CDS encoding YggL family protein — translation MAVQRSRRLRKKLHIDEFQELGFSVAWRFAEGTTEEQIDATLDQFITEVIDPNGLAYDGSGYLVWEGLVCLQETGKCTDEHRELVRKWLEARNLTDVQVTELFDVWWD, via the coding sequence ATGGCCGTACAGCGTAGCCGTCGTTTACGTAAAAAATTGCATATTGATGAGTTTCAGGAGTTAGGCTTCTCGGTTGCCTGGCGTTTTGCCGAAGGCACCACTGAAGAGCAGATTGATGCCACTCTGGATCAGTTCATCACTGAAGTGATTGATCCTAATGGCCTGGCTTATGATGGCAGCGGTTATCTGGTGTGGGAAGGTCTGGTTTGCCTGCAGGAAACCGGCAAATGCACCGATGAGCACCGCGAGTTAGTGCGTAAGTGGCTGGAAGCCCGCAACCTGACAGACGTTCAGGTGACTGAACTCTTTGACGTTTGGTGGGACTAA
- a CDS encoding MDR family oxidoreductase, giving the protein MFKALVIENDEQGYRTSLQDLSEKQLPDQDVTLEVSYSTLNYKDALAICNKGPIVRQFPMVPGIDFVGRVINSRHPEWQQDDVALLTGWGVGEKHWGGLAQKASVSGDWLVKVPAALSPLQTMAIGTAGFTAMLCVLALEKQGITPQHGPVLVTGASGGVGSFSVSLLSRLGYEVVASSGRASDSDYLINTLGATSIIDRAELSAPGKPLAKERWAAAIDSVGSHTLANVLAGIRRDGVVAACGMAQGLDLPTSVAPFILRGVVLAGVDSVMCAKPLRQQAWQRLAELVDGALLEQLTKVIPLSEAREGAEALLAGEVRGRLIVDCR; this is encoded by the coding sequence ATGTTCAAGGCATTGGTCATTGAAAATGATGAACAGGGATACCGCACATCCCTGCAGGATCTCTCAGAAAAGCAGTTGCCCGATCAGGATGTCACCCTCGAAGTCAGCTACTCCACGCTCAACTACAAAGACGCACTCGCCATCTGCAATAAAGGGCCGATTGTGCGCCAGTTTCCTATGGTGCCCGGTATCGATTTTGTGGGGCGCGTGATCAACAGCCGCCACCCAGAGTGGCAGCAGGATGATGTCGCTCTGCTCACTGGCTGGGGCGTAGGTGAGAAGCACTGGGGCGGTCTGGCGCAGAAGGCCAGCGTTTCCGGGGACTGGCTGGTAAAAGTCCCGGCGGCACTGAGCCCGCTGCAAACCATGGCGATTGGCACCGCCGGTTTCACCGCCATGCTGTGTGTGCTGGCACTGGAAAAACAGGGCATCACGCCGCAGCACGGTCCTGTTTTGGTGACGGGTGCCAGCGGTGGCGTGGGCAGTTTTAGCGTCAGCCTGCTGTCGCGCTTAGGCTATGAGGTCGTCGCCTCCAGCGGCCGCGCCAGCGACAGTGACTACCTGATCAATACCCTGGGAGCGACTTCGATTATCGATCGTGCCGAACTGAGCGCGCCGGGTAAACCGCTGGCGAAAGAGCGCTGGGCCGCGGCGATTGATAGCGTTGGCAGCCATACGCTGGCCAATGTGCTGGCAGGCATCAGACGCGATGGCGTGGTCGCTGCCTGCGGCATGGCGCAAGGTCTGGATCTGCCTACCAGCGTGGCTCCGTTCATTCTGCGCGGTGTGGTGCTGGCCGGTGTCGATAGCGTGATGTGTGCCAAACCGTTGCGCCAGCAAGCGTGGCAGCGACTGGCAGAGCTGGTGGATGGCGCACTGCTGGAGCAGTTAACCAAAGTGATCCCGTTGAGTGAAGCGCGTGAAGGTGCCGAAGCGCTGCTGGCAGGTGAAGTACGCGGCCGATTGATTGTGGATTGTCGCTAA
- a CDS encoding oxidative damage protection protein has product MSRTIFCTFLQRDAEGQDFQLYPGEIGKRIYNEISKEAWQQWMSKQTMLINEKKLNMMNPEDRKVLEKEMINFLFEGKDVHIEGFTPPEK; this is encoded by the coding sequence ATGAGCCGCACCATTTTTTGTACGTTTCTGCAACGCGACGCTGAAGGTCAGGACTTTCAGCTCTACCCTGGCGAGATTGGCAAGCGCATCTATAACGAGATTTCTAAAGAAGCCTGGCAGCAGTGGATGTCCAAGCAGACCATGTTGATTAACGAGAAGAAGCTCAACATGATGAACCCGGAAGATCGCAAAGTGCTGGAGAAGGAGATGATTAATTTCCTGTTCGAAGGCAAAGATGTGCACATCGAAGGTTTCACCCCGCCGGAAAAATAA
- the mutY gene encoding A/G-specific adenine glycosylase, with product MMQAPQFAQQVLEWYHRFGRKTLPWQQEKTPYKVWLSEVMLQQTQVATVIPYFERFMARFPTIADLAAAPLDEVLHLWTGLGYYARARNLHKAAKQVVDKHGGEFPRNFDDVAALPGVGRSTAGAVLSLSLGLHFPILDGNVKRVLARCYAVGGWPGKKDVEKRLWQISEEVTPAEGVSQFNQAMMDLGALVCTRSRPKCEICPLSNGCVAYANSSWTEYPGKKPKVTIPERSGWFLMIQHGDEVFLEQRPPVGLWGGLFCFPQFTSEQALTDWLAERGIHAKPQQLTAFRHTFSHFHLDIVPMWLAWPSAGSLMDEVSGLWYNLAQPPSVGLAAPVERLLHELRHPQQLKLRSSMIEEEE from the coding sequence ATGATGCAAGCGCCGCAGTTCGCGCAACAGGTGCTGGAGTGGTATCACCGCTTTGGCCGTAAAACTCTGCCGTGGCAGCAAGAGAAGACACCTTATAAGGTGTGGCTCTCTGAAGTGATGCTGCAGCAGACGCAAGTTGCCACCGTTATCCCATACTTTGAACGCTTTATGGCGCGCTTTCCGACGATCGCCGATCTGGCTGCGGCACCGCTGGATGAAGTGCTGCACCTGTGGACCGGTCTCGGCTACTACGCCCGTGCGCGCAATTTGCATAAAGCGGCGAAACAGGTGGTCGATAAGCACGGTGGCGAATTTCCGCGCAATTTTGATGATGTCGCCGCACTGCCTGGCGTGGGGCGCTCCACTGCGGGAGCCGTGCTGTCACTGTCGCTCGGCCTGCATTTCCCGATTCTGGATGGCAACGTTAAACGCGTGCTGGCTCGTTGCTATGCCGTGGGCGGTTGGCCGGGGAAAAAAGACGTTGAGAAACGTTTGTGGCAGATCAGTGAAGAGGTTACGCCCGCTGAAGGGGTCAGTCAGTTCAACCAGGCGATGATGGATCTTGGCGCGTTAGTGTGCACTCGCTCACGCCCTAAGTGTGAGATTTGCCCATTGAGCAATGGCTGTGTGGCTTACGCCAACAGCAGCTGGACTGAATATCCGGGCAAGAAACCCAAAGTGACCATTCCAGAACGCAGTGGCTGGTTCCTGATGATTCAGCATGGTGATGAGGTGTTCCTCGAACAGCGCCCGCCTGTGGGCCTGTGGGGCGGCTTGTTCTGCTTCCCGCAGTTCACCAGTGAGCAAGCGCTAACTGACTGGCTCGCCGAGCGCGGTATTCATGCCAAACCCCAGCAATTAACGGCATTTCGTCACACCTTTAGCCATTTCCACTTAGATATTGTGCCTATGTGGCTGGCGTGGCCTTCTGCCGGGTCGCTGATGGATGAAGTGAGCGGTCTCTGGTATAACTTAGCGCAACCACCGTCAGTGGGGTTGGCTGCGCCGGTTGAGCGCTTACTGCACGAACTGCGCCATCCCCAGCAGCTAAAACTGCGTTCAAGCATGATCGAAGAGGAAGAGTAA
- the trmB gene encoding tRNA (guanosine(46)-N7)-methyltransferase TrmB: MINDVITPEFDENGRPLRRIRSFVRRQGRLTKGQQLALDNYWPEMGVEFQQEPLDMVALFGREAPVVLEIGFGMGASLVTMAQNNPHQNFLGLEVHAPGVGACLASAKEAGVENLRVMCHDAVEVLQQMIPDNSLRMVQLFFPDPWHKARHNKRRIVQVPFAELVMRKLKLGGVFHMATDWEDYATHMLEIMSSVDGYKNLSESHDYVPRPETRPLTKFEQRGQRLGHGVWDLMFERVK, from the coding sequence ATGATAAATGACGTCATCACCCCAGAATTTGATGAGAACGGGCGGCCATTACGCCGTATCCGCAGTTTTGTGCGTCGCCAGGGGCGCTTAACCAAAGGACAGCAACTGGCACTCGATAATTACTGGCCGGAGATGGGCGTCGAGTTTCAGCAGGAGCCGCTGGATATGGTGGCGCTGTTTGGCCGTGAAGCCCCAGTCGTGCTGGAGATTGGTTTTGGTATGGGCGCCTCGCTGGTGACCATGGCGCAGAACAATCCCCATCAGAACTTCCTCGGCCTTGAAGTGCATGCGCCGGGTGTCGGTGCGTGTCTGGCCTCGGCTAAAGAGGCGGGCGTGGAGAATCTGCGTGTGATGTGCCACGACGCTGTCGAAGTGCTGCAGCAGATGATCCCGGATAACTCGCTGCGTATGGTGCAACTGTTCTTCCCGGACCCGTGGCATAAAGCGCGCCACAACAAACGTCGCATTGTCCAGGTACCTTTTGCCGAGCTGGTGATGCGCAAGCTAAAGCTGGGCGGCGTCTTCCACATGGCAACGGACTGGGAAGATTATGCGACGCACATGCTGGAAATCATGAGCAGCGTGGACGGGTATAAAAACCTGTCAGAAAGTCACGATTACGTGCCGCGTCCTGAAACGCGTCCGTTAACCAAATTTGAGCAGCGCGGGCAGCGATTGGGCCACGGCGTATGGGATCTGATGTTTGAGAGGGTGAAATAA
- a CDS encoding FecCD family ABC transporter permease, whose amino-acid sequence MTNAAVMRWLLLMGISMVVCMLMAANFGAMPLSMRTLFHAPLSDMAWQIWLNIRLPRVLLAVLLGMALAVSGAVMQGLFRNPLADPGLLGISSGAGLAVAVSIVVPLSLPPLLALWLPSIAAFIGSLIVTLLIFSFSRLALGNLSRLLLIGIAINALCGAAVGVLSWLSNDQQLRQLALWGMGSLSAAQWPSLAVCAVLILPGLVAIQTRARRLNLLQLGEEDAHYMGIDVKRTQRELLVLSALLVGTAVSVSGIIGFVGLVVPHVMRFCVGSDHRWMLPGSALAGAILLLLADTLARTVVIPAEMPVGLLTSLLGGPWFLWLILRQQRGMNE is encoded by the coding sequence ATGACTAATGCCGCCGTGATGCGCTGGCTGCTATTGATGGGCATCAGCATGGTGGTTTGCATGCTGATGGCCGCCAATTTCGGCGCGATGCCGCTCTCTATGCGCACCTTGTTTCATGCACCGCTCAGCGATATGGCGTGGCAGATCTGGCTCAATATTCGTCTGCCGCGCGTGCTGCTGGCGGTGCTGCTCGGTATGGCGTTGGCGGTATCCGGTGCGGTAATGCAGGGTTTGTTCCGCAACCCGCTGGCCGATCCTGGTTTACTGGGTATCAGCAGTGGAGCGGGGCTGGCGGTGGCGGTGTCGATTGTGGTGCCGCTGAGCTTGCCGCCGCTGCTGGCGCTGTGGTTACCCTCGATTGCGGCATTTATTGGCAGCCTGATCGTCACGCTGCTGATCTTCAGTTTTAGCCGACTGGCGCTGGGAAATCTGTCACGTTTACTGCTGATTGGTATCGCGATTAATGCCCTGTGCGGTGCGGCAGTTGGGGTGCTTTCCTGGCTCAGTAATGATCAACAGCTGCGCCAGCTGGCGCTGTGGGGCATGGGCAGTTTGAGCGCCGCGCAATGGCCGAGTCTGGCGGTGTGTGCGGTACTGATCCTTCCTGGGCTGGTTGCCATTCAGACCCGTGCGCGCCGTCTTAACCTGCTGCAACTGGGCGAGGAAGATGCGCACTACATGGGGATTGATGTGAAGCGCACCCAGCGTGAATTGCTGGTGCTGAGCGCACTGCTGGTGGGCACGGCGGTATCTGTAAGCGGAATTATCGGCTTTGTCGGGTTAGTGGTGCCGCACGTGATGCGTTTCTGCGTCGGTAGCGATCATCGCTGGATGTTGCCGGGCTCCGCGTTAGCGGGTGCGATTTTGCTGTTACTGGCGGATACGCTGGCACGCACAGTGGTGATCCCCGCAGAGATGCCGGTGGGTTTACTCACCAGTTTACTGGGGGGGCCGTGGTTTCTCTGGCTGATTCTGCGCCAGCAAAGGGGGATGAATGAGTGA
- a CDS encoding heme/hemin ABC transporter substrate-binding protein has translation MKRLTLLLLGALALPTWAAERVISIGGDVTQIIYALDGQADLVARDSTSQHPAQANKLPDIGYMRQLNAEGILALKPTLVLTSELAKPSLVLQQVESAGVKVVDVTGKTSLDAIPEKIATIGKALHREDEAKALIEKVNKQRAQIPQQPLPVKVLFVMAHGGMRTQAAGNQTGADAAIRSAGLVNAMAAIPHYQQLSQEGVVAAAPDLVVVGEDGLRTLGGEDKIWSLPGLALTPAGQHHALLVVDEMALLSFGLDTPETIVKLRKAAEAVKHD, from the coding sequence ATGAAACGTTTGACGCTGTTACTGCTGGGCGCGCTGGCACTGCCGACATGGGCCGCCGAGCGGGTGATTTCGATTGGCGGGGACGTCACGCAAATCATTTATGCGCTCGATGGGCAGGCTGATCTGGTGGCACGCGACAGCACCAGCCAGCATCCGGCGCAGGCCAATAAGCTGCCGGATATTGGCTATATGCGTCAACTCAACGCCGAAGGCATTCTGGCGCTGAAACCCACGCTGGTGCTGACCAGTGAGCTGGCGAAACCGTCGCTGGTATTGCAGCAGGTTGAGAGCGCGGGCGTGAAAGTGGTGGATGTCACCGGCAAAACCAGCCTTGATGCGATCCCGGAAAAAATCGCCACCATCGGCAAAGCGTTGCATCGTGAAGATGAAGCTAAAGCGCTGATTGAAAAAGTGAATAAGCAGCGTGCGCAGATTCCACAGCAGCCGTTGCCGGTGAAAGTGCTGTTTGTGATGGCGCATGGCGGCATGCGTACCCAGGCGGCAGGAAATCAAACCGGCGCAGATGCCGCCATTCGCAGTGCCGGTCTGGTCAACGCCATGGCCGCTATCCCGCATTATCAGCAACTGTCGCAGGAAGGGGTAGTGGCAGCGGCACCCGATCTGGTGGTGGTCGGTGAAGATGGCCTGCGCACGCTGGGTGGCGAGGATAAAATCTGGTCGCTGCCGGGCCTGGCGTTGACGCCTGCGGGTCAGCATCATGCGCTGCTGGTGGTGGACGAGATGGCACTGCTGAGCTTTGGCCTCGACACGCCAGAGACTATCGTTAAGCTGCGCAAAGCCGCCGAAGCGGTAAAGCATGACTAA
- a CDS encoding ornithine decarboxylase, with amino-acid sequence MNPLKIAASVAVAPSLSLNTARDVVTLDNTDFTDVAAVVVSLADTRSGVLTLLRQTGFNLPVFVANAFDEEVLKLPGVTGEINGAEEEWEALEDAAQAYESDLLPPFFDTLTRYVDMQNSTFACPGHQGGAFFRKHPAGRQFYEFYGENVFRSDMCNADVKLGDLLIHEGSAKDAQKFAAKVFNADKTYFVLNGTSSANKVVTNAMLTRGDLVLFDRNNHKSNHHGALIQAGATPVYLEAARNPFGFIGGIDAHCFDEAYLREQVQKVAPHRAKEQRPFRLAIIQLGTYDGTVYNARQVVDRIGHLCDYILFDSAWLGYEQFIPLMAGCSPLTLELNENDPGIFVTQSVHKQLAGFSQTSQIHKKDNHIRGQKRFCPHKRLNNAFMLHASTSPFYPLFAALDINAKMHQGDAGRSMWHDCVTHGIDARKAILERCEMIQPFLPEKVHGKLWQSAETDAIAADPAYFSFEPGAKWHGFAGYDEGQYLVDPCKLLLTTPGIDAASGEYTSFGIPATILANYLRENGIVPEKCDLNSILFLLTPAENTEKMAHLVAMLEQFENHVKEDALLAEVLPSVYRKNIERYKGYTLRRLCQEMHDLYVSYDVKDLQKAMFREACFPKVEVNPQDAHQAYIRGEVELVPIAKAEGRIAAEGALPYPPGVLCVVPGEVWGGAVQRYFLALEEGINLLPGFSPELQGVYTEEDESGRKHLVANMMV; translated from the coding sequence ATGAATCCATTGAAAATCGCTGCCAGCGTAGCGGTAGCACCAAGCCTCAGCCTGAACACCGCACGTGATGTGGTGACGCTGGACAATACTGATTTTACGGATGTGGCGGCGGTTGTCGTCTCACTGGCGGATACGCGCAGCGGCGTGTTAACGCTGTTGCGCCAGACCGGCTTTAATTTGCCGGTGTTTGTGGCTAACGCGTTCGATGAAGAAGTGCTAAAGCTGCCGGGCGTGACCGGCGAAATCAATGGCGCTGAGGAAGAGTGGGAGGCGCTGGAAGACGCCGCGCAAGCCTATGAATCTGACCTGCTGCCGCCATTCTTCGATACGCTCACCCGCTATGTCGATATGCAGAACAGCACCTTTGCGTGCCCAGGTCACCAGGGCGGTGCGTTTTTCCGCAAACATCCGGCGGGCCGTCAGTTCTATGAATTCTATGGCGAGAACGTCTTCCGTTCCGATATGTGCAACGCCGACGTCAAATTAGGTGATTTGCTGATCCATGAAGGATCGGCCAAAGATGCGCAGAAGTTTGCCGCCAAAGTCTTTAACGCCGACAAAACCTACTTCGTGCTGAATGGCACCTCCAGCGCCAACAAAGTGGTGACCAACGCCATGCTGACCCGTGGCGACCTGGTGTTGTTCGACCGTAACAACCACAAATCCAACCACCACGGCGCGCTGATTCAGGCGGGAGCCACGCCAGTGTATCTGGAAGCGGCCCGTAATCCATTTGGTTTTATTGGTGGCATTGATGCGCACTGTTTCGATGAGGCTTATCTGCGTGAGCAGGTACAAAAAGTGGCGCCGCATCGTGCCAAAGAGCAGCGTCCGTTCCGTCTGGCAATCATCCAACTCGGCACCTATGACGGCACCGTGTATAACGCGCGTCAGGTGGTAGACCGCATCGGCCATCTGTGTGATTACATCCTGTTTGACTCCGCGTGGCTGGGCTACGAGCAGTTCATTCCGTTGATGGCAGGCTGCTCGCCGCTGACGCTGGAACTCAACGAAAACGATCCCGGCATTTTTGTTACACAGTCGGTGCATAAGCAGCTGGCGGGTTTCTCCCAGACTTCGCAAATCCACAAAAAAGACAACCACATCCGCGGGCAGAAACGCTTCTGTCCGCATAAGCGTTTAAACAATGCCTTTATGCTGCACGCCTCAACCAGCCCGTTCTATCCGCTGTTTGCTGCTCTGGATATCAACGCCAAAATGCACCAGGGTGATGCGGGGCGCAGCATGTGGCATGACTGCGTCACCCATGGCATTGATGCGCGCAAAGCGATTCTGGAACGCTGCGAGATGATCCAACCGTTCCTGCCAGAGAAAGTGCACGGCAAGCTGTGGCAATCCGCCGAAACCGACGCAATTGCTGCCGATCCTGCCTACTTCAGCTTTGAGCCGGGCGCGAAATGGCACGGATTCGCGGGTTACGATGAGGGGCAATATTTAGTCGATCCCTGCAAGCTGCTGCTGACCACGCCAGGCATTGATGCCGCCAGCGGTGAGTACACCAGCTTTGGTATTCCGGCGACCATCCTGGCGAACTATCTGCGCGAAAACGGCATTGTGCCAGAGAAGTGCGACCTCAACTCCATCCTGTTCCTGCTGACCCCAGCGGAGAACACCGAGAAGATGGCACACCTGGTGGCGATGCTGGAGCAGTTTGAAAACCACGTGAAAGAGGATGCGCTGCTGGCGGAAGTGCTGCCGAGTGTTTATCGCAAGAATATTGAGCGCTACAAAGGCTACACGCTGCGCCGCCTGTGCCAGGAAATGCACGATCTTTATGTTAGCTACGATGTGAAAGATCTGCAGAAGGCGATGTTCCGTGAGGCATGCTTCCCGAAAGTGGAAGTGAACCCGCAGGATGCGCATCAGGCTTATATTCGTGGCGAAGTTGAGCTGGTGCCGATTGCCAAAGCAGAAGGCCGCATTGCAGCCGAAGGTGCCTTGCCGTATCCACCGGGCGTGCTCTGTGTGGTACCGGGTGAAGTGTGGGGCGGGGCGGTGCAGCGTTACTTCCTCGCGCTGGAAGAGGGGATCAATCTGTTGCCTGGCTTCTCACCGGAGCTGCAGGGGGTTTACACCGAGGAAGATGAGAGCGGTCGTAAGCATCTGGTGGCGAATATGATGGTGTAA
- the mltC gene encoding membrane-bound lytic murein transglycosylase MltC: MNKKLIALLVIAPLLVSCSGQKQSQYHEEWVKDTNGFDILMGQFAANIENIWGINEVLIAGPKDYVKYSDSYYTRSHINFDSGSITIETIAGTDPMASLRQAIITTLLIGDDPGNVDLYSDANDIQISKEPLLYGQVLDNTGQPIRWQGRAASFADYLIQNKLQKRTSGLHVIWSVTIPMVPNHLDKRAHKYLPLVRKAAEEYGVDASLILAIMQTESSFNPYAVSNSDALGLMQVVQHTAGVDVFRMKGKWGKPSRSYLLDPANNIDAGTAYLSLLQKSYLGGIQDPLSRRYAVITAYNGGAGSVLRVFSSDKDRAFSTINGMSPSQVYQTLTTNHPSAESRRYLYKVSQAQRSYHRY, from the coding sequence ATGAATAAAAAACTGATAGCCCTGCTGGTGATTGCACCACTTTTGGTTTCCTGCTCCGGACAAAAACAATCGCAGTATCATGAAGAGTGGGTTAAGGACACCAACGGTTTCGATATTCTGATGGGGCAGTTTGCCGCCAACATTGAAAATATTTGGGGAATCAATGAGGTTCTGATCGCCGGACCAAAGGATTACGTCAAATACAGCGACAGCTATTACACCCGCAGTCACATCAACTTCGACAGCGGTAGCATCACCATTGAGACCATCGCCGGTACCGATCCAATGGCCAGCTTGCGCCAGGCGATCATCACCACGCTATTAATCGGTGACGATCCGGGTAATGTTGATCTCTACTCCGATGCCAACGATATCCAGATCAGTAAAGAGCCGCTGCTTTACGGCCAGGTGCTGGATAACACCGGTCAACCGATTCGCTGGCAGGGCCGCGCCGCCAGCTTTGCGGATTACCTGATTCAGAACAAGCTGCAAAAACGCACCTCTGGCTTGCATGTGATCTGGTCTGTCACCATTCCAATGGTGCCGAACCACCTCGATAAACGTGCGCACAAATACCTGCCGCTGGTACGTAAAGCGGCTGAAGAGTATGGCGTTGATGCATCCTTGATTCTGGCGATTATGCAGACCGAATCGAGTTTCAACCCCTATGCGGTGAGCAACTCTGACGCACTGGGCTTAATGCAGGTGGTTCAGCATACGGCCGGGGTGGATGTGTTCCGTATGAAAGGGAAATGGGGTAAACCGAGCCGCAGCTATCTGCTGGATCCAGCCAATAACATTGATGCCGGTACCGCGTATCTGTCGCTGCTGCAGAAGAGTTATTTAGGTGGGATTCAGGATCCGCTGTCACGTCGTTATGCGGTGATTACCGCTTACAACGGCGGTGCGGGAAGCGTACTGCGCGTCTTCTCCAGCGATAAGGATCGTGCCTTCTCAACCATCAACGGCATGTCGCCGAGCCAGGTTTATCAGACGCTGACCACCAACCATCCGTCAGCCGAATCTCGCCGTTATCTGTATAAAGTGAGCCAGGCGCAGCGCAGTTATCATCGGTATTGA
- a CDS encoding hemin-degrading factor translates to MNPRYDHYLALKGEHPKKYARDLAALMGIGEAQLCEARVGQDAQALKADFPALLKALEAVGETKSITRNEYAVHEQVGKYENLHLGEHAGLILNPRALDQRLFPAQWHSAFFLREQTARGERQSIQIFDRHADAVLKIYTTDNTNMAAWDALIAEFSIEAAAPLDPQPAAAPEYSHAIDAGKVEAEWRAITDVHQFFGLLKRHNISRQQAFRAVPDDLARQVSNDSLAQLLDQAQQDGNEIMIFIGNRGCTQIFTGAVEKLMPMDNWVNIFNPTFTLHLMADHIAESWVTRKPSGDGFVTSLELFAADGTQIAQLYGQRSEGTPEQARWREQVTALGATA, encoded by the coding sequence ATGAACCCACGTTACGATCACTACCTCGCACTGAAAGGCGAACATCCGAAAAAGTATGCCCGCGATCTGGCGGCATTAATGGGCATTGGCGAAGCGCAGCTGTGTGAAGCGCGCGTCGGCCAGGATGCACAAGCGTTAAAAGCGGATTTCCCGGCGTTGCTGAAAGCGCTGGAAGCTGTTGGCGAAACCAAAAGCATCACCCGCAACGAATATGCGGTGCATGAGCAGGTAGGGAAATATGAAAACCTGCATCTCGGCGAACATGCCGGGCTGATTCTTAACCCGCGCGCGCTGGATCAACGTCTGTTCCCGGCACAATGGCACAGCGCTTTCTTCCTGCGTGAGCAGACCGCGCGCGGTGAGCGTCAAAGCATTCAGATCTTTGACCGCCACGCCGATGCGGTGCTGAAAATCTACACCACGGATAACACCAACATGGCGGCATGGGATGCGTTGATCGCCGAATTCAGCATCGAAGCGGCTGCGCCACTTGATCCGCAACCTGCGGCTGCGCCGGAATATAGCCACGCTATTGATGCCGGAAAAGTGGAAGCTGAATGGCGCGCCATTACCGATGTGCATCAGTTCTTTGGCTTACTGAAGCGTCACAATATTTCGCGCCAGCAGGCGTTCCGCGCGGTGCCTGACGACTTGGCGCGCCAGGTGAGTAATGATTCACTGGCCCAGTTGCTGGATCAGGCGCAGCAGGATGGTAACGAAATCATGATCTTTATCGGCAATCGCGGTTGCACGCAGATCTTCACCGGTGCGGTGGAGAAGCTGATGCCGATGGACAACTGGGTCAACATTTTCAACCCAACTTTCACCCTGCATCTGATGGCGGATCACATCGCCGAAAGCTGGGTCACGCGCAAACCGAGCGGTGATGGCTTCGTTACCAGTCTCGAACTCTTCGCTGCTGACGGTACGCAGATCGCGCAGCTTTATGGTCAACGCAGCGAAGGCACACCTGAGCAGGCGCGCTGGCGTGAGCAGGTCACCGCATTAGGAGCAACGGCATGA
- a CDS encoding heme ABC transporter ATP-binding protein, translating to MSDSMQARGLRFSHGARALIDDVSVTFAPGEMIALIGPNGAGKSTLLRLLTGFLTPDTGECWLGDRPLSEWPREPLAQRRAVMRQQNSVTFPLPAEEVVAMGRAPWPASKSKAVIEEVMQITGSLELAKRDYRSLSGGEQQRVQLARVLAQLWHDDGPRGWLFLDEPTSALDLFWQQYSLRLLHKLTRNGRFSVCTVLHDLNLASLWSDRILLLHQGKLVAQGAPQEVMTESTLTRWYQADLHVVMPQEQGRPQIQLRA from the coding sequence ATGAGTGATTCAATGCAGGCTCGCGGCCTGCGTTTTAGCCATGGTGCGCGAGCACTGATTGATGATGTCTCTGTCACCTTCGCGCCAGGCGAGATGATCGCCTTGATTGGCCCTAACGGCGCGGGAAAATCCACCTTACTGCGTCTGCTGACCGGGTTTCTGACGCCTGATACGGGTGAATGTTGGCTGGGCGATCGTCCGTTGAGTGAGTGGCCGCGTGAGCCACTGGCGCAACGTCGCGCGGTAATGCGTCAGCAAAACAGCGTCACTTTCCCGCTGCCTGCCGAAGAGGTGGTGGCGATGGGGCGTGCGCCCTGGCCAGCCAGCAAATCCAAAGCGGTGATTGAGGAAGTGATGCAGATTACCGGCAGCCTTGAGCTGGCAAAGCGTGATTATCGCTCGCTCTCGGGTGGCGAGCAGCAGCGGGTGCAGCTGGCGCGGGTACTGGCGCAGTTGTGGCACGATGATGGCCCGCGCGGCTGGCTGTTTCTGGATGAGCCGACCTCGGCACTGGATCTGTTTTGGCAGCAGTACAGTTTGCGTCTGCTGCATAAATTGACGCGCAACGGGCGCTTCAGCGTCTGTACCGTGCTGCACGATCTCAATCTGGCTTCGCTGTGGTCCGATCGTATTTTGTTGCTGCATCAGGGCAAGCTGGTGGCGCAGGGCGCGCCGCAAGAGGTGATGACAGAAAGCACGCTGACGCGCTGGTATCAGGCGGACCTGCACGTGGTGATGCCACAAGAGCAGGGAAGGCCGCAGATTCAGCTGCGGGCGTAA